The following coding sequences lie in one Saccopteryx bilineata isolate mSacBil1 chromosome X, mSacBil1_pri_phased_curated, whole genome shotgun sequence genomic window:
- the PNPLA4 gene encoding patatin-like phospholipase domain-containing protein 4 isoform X4, translated as MARLRRGMEAILPPNAHELAHHRLHVSVTNTQTRDNCLVCSFPSRADLIQVLLASSFVPIYAGLRPVEYSGQKWVDGGLTNSLPILPVGRTVTVSPFSGRPDISPRDRGQLNLYVSIAKQDVMLSVANLVRLNHALFPPGRREMEALFRRGFEDEDAVAFLRREDRFG; from the exons ATGGCCCGACTCAG ACGCGGCATGGAGGCCATCCTCCCGCCCAACGCTCACGAGCTGGCCCACCACCGCCTGCACGTGTCCGTCACCAACACCCAGACCAGGGACAACTGCCTGGTCTGCAGCTTCCCCTCCAGGGCGGACCTCATTCAG GTCCTCCTGGCCAGCAGTTTCGTGCCCATCTACGCGGGGCTGAGGCCGGTGGAGTACAGCGGGCAG AAGTGGGTGGATGGAGGTCTCACCAACAGCCTTCCCATCCTGCCCGTGGGCCGAACAGTGACCGTCTCCCCCTTTAGCGGACGCCCGGACATCTCTCCGCGGGACAGAGGGCAGCTCAATCTCTACGTCAGCATCGCCAAGCAGGACGTCATG CTGTCCGTGGCCAACCTGGTGCGGCTCAACCACGCCCTCTTCCCGCCCGGCAGGAGAGAGATGGAGGCACTGTTCCGGCGCGGCTTCGAGGACGAGGACGCCGTCGCGTTTCTGCGCAGGGAGGACCGGTTCGGCTAG